One segment of uncultured Methanobrevibacter sp. DNA contains the following:
- a CDS encoding DUF2283 domain-containing protein: protein MKSKLDYVYDGEYDVMDITIDESSKYGKLIDITDGIVFDLDKNGFPAVLEIISASRILGIDKQNLRSSNIGLSIMIGDELICIELKFTYFVFKYEKDVCFKQNFANNYGIPAMETIFSTA from the coding sequence ATGAAATCTAAGTTGGATTATGTGTATGATGGTGAATATGATGTTATGGATATTACTATTGATGAATCTAGTAAATATGGCAAATTAATAGATATAACTGATGGAATTGTATTTGATTTAGATAAAAACGGATTTCCTGCCGTATTGGAAATAATCAGTGCTTCAAGAATTTTGGGTATTGATAAGCAAAATCTCAGGTCTTCTAACATTGGCTTGTCTATTATGATTGGCGATGAATTAATTTGTATTGAATTGAAATTCACATATTTTGTTTTTAAATATGAAAAAGATGTCTGTTTTAAGCAAAATTTTGCAAATAATTATGGAATTCCTGCAATGGAGACTATATTTTCTACCGCATGA